One Camarhynchus parvulus chromosome 26, STF_HiC, whole genome shotgun sequence genomic window carries:
- the GRM4 gene encoding metabotropic glutamate receptor 4 — protein sequence MSGGHFCMESLSFCLLLSAWSWGWAPGGAAKPKGQGYPHMNSIRIDGDITLGGLFPVHGRGAEGKACGELKKEKGIHRLEAMLFALDRINNDPDLLPNITLGARILDTCSRDTHALEQSLTFVQALIEKDSTEVRCVSGGPPIITKPERVVGVIGASGSSVSIMVANILRLFKIPQISYASTAPDLSDNSRYDFFSRVVPSDTYQAQAMVDIVKALKWNYVSTLASEGSYGESGVEAFIQKSREDGGVCVAQSVKIPREPKPGEFDKIIRRLLETSHARAVIIFANEDDIRRVLEAAKRANQTGHFIWMGSDSWGSKIAPVLHLEEVAEGSVTILPKRVSVRGFDRYFSSRTLDNNRRNIWFAEFWEENFHCKLSRHALRKGSSIKKCTNRERIGQDSSYEQEGKVQFVIDAVYAMGHALHNMHKNLCPGKVGLCSRMDPVDGVELLKYIRNVNFSGIAGTPVTFNENGDAPGRYDIYQYQIRNSTPEYKVIGQWTDHLHLKVENMLWPGGGSQQPSSICSLPCKPGERKKLVKGIPCCWHCERCDGYQYQLDEFHCKRCHFNERPNENHTSCTPIPIIKLEWSSPWAVVPVFIAIVGIIATLFVVITFVRYNDTPIVKASGRELSYVLLTGIFLCYATTFLMIAEPDLSTCSLRRIFLGLGMSISYAALLTKTNRIYRIFEQGKKSVSAPRFISPASQLVITFSLISLQLVGVCIWFIVDPSHSVIDYEDQRTTNPHFARGILKCDISDLSLICLLGYSMLLMVTCTVYAIKTRGVPETFNEAKPIGFTMYTTCIVWLAFIPIFFGTSQSAEKMYIQTTTLTISVSLSASVSLGMLYMPKVYIILFHPEQNVPKRKRSLKAVVTAATMSNKFSQKGGFRPNGEAKSELCENLETQALATKQTYVSYSNHAI from the exons ATGAGTGGGGGTCACTTTTGCATGGAGAGTTTGtccttctgcctcctcctgagtgcctggagctgggggtgggCGCCCGGGGGTGCTGCCAAGCCCAAAGGCCAGGGCTACCCGCACATGAACTCCATCCGCATCGACGGCGACATCACGCTCGGGGGGCTCTTCCCTGTGCACGGCCGGGGCGCCGAGGGCAAAGCCTGCGGGGAGctgaagaaggagaagggcATCCATCGCCTGGAGGCCATGCTCTTCGCCCTGGACCGCATCAACAACGACCCCGACCTGCTGCCCAATATCACGCTGGGCGCCCGCATCCTGGACACATGCTCGCGGGACACGCACGCCCTGGAGCAGTCGCTGACCTTCGTGCAGGCCCTCATCGAGAAGGACAGCACCGAGGTGCGCTGTGTCAGCGGGGGACCCCCCATCATCACCAAGCCGGAGCGGGTGGTCGGCGTCATCGGCGCCTCGGGCAGCTCCGTGTCCATCATGGTGGCCAACATCCTGCGGCTCTTCAAG ATCCCCCAGATCAGCTACGCCTCCACGGCGCCGGACCTGAGCGACAACAGCCGCTACGACTTCTTCTCCCGCGTCGTGCCCTCGGACACCTACCAGGCCCAGGCCATGGTGGACATTGTCAAAGCCCTCAAGTGGAATTACGTCTCCACCTTGGCCTCCGAGGGCAGCTACGGTGAAAGCGGGGTGGAGGCCTTCATCCAGAAGTCCAGGGAGGATG GCGGGGTCTGCGTGGCCCAGTCCGTGAAGATCCCGAGGGAGCCCAAGCCGGGGGAGTTTGACAAGATCATCCGCCGGCTCCTGGAGACCTCCCACGCCCGCGCCGTCATCATCTTCGCCAACGAGGACGATATCAG AAGGGTGCTGGAGGCGGCCAAGAGGGCGAACCAGACGGGGCACTTCATCTGGATGGGCTCGGACAGCTGGGGCTCCAAAATTGCCCCCGTCCTGCACCTGGAGGAGGTGGCCGAGGGCTCTGTCACCATCCTGCCCAAGAGGGTCTCAGTCAGAG GTTTCGACCGCTACTTCTCCAGCAGGACCCTGGACAACAACCGCAGGAACATCTGGTTTGCCGAGTTCTGGGAGGAGAACTTCCACTGCAAGCTGAGCCGGCACGCGctgaggaagggcagcagcatcAAGAAATGCACCA accGGGAGAGGATCGGCCAGGACTCCTCGTACgagcaggaggggaaggtgcAGTTCGTCATCGACGCCGTCTACGCCATGGGACACGCCCTGCACAACATGCACAAGAACCTGTGCCCCGGCAAGGTGGGGCTGTGCTCCCGCATGGACCCGGTGGACGGCGTGGAGCTGCTCAAGTACATCCGCAACGTCAACTTCTCAG GCATTGCTGGGACTCCTGTGACATTCAATGAGAACGGAGATGCTCCGGGGCGTTACGACATCTACCAGTACCAGATCAGGAACTCCACCCCTGAGTACAAAGTCATCGGGCAGTGGACAGACCACCTGCACCTCAAG GTGGAGAACATGCTGTGGCCGGGGGGCGGGagccagcagcccagctccatctgcagcctgccctgcaagccaggagagaggaagaagctggtgaagggcatcccctgctgctggcactgcgAGCGCTGTGACGGCTACCAGTACCAGCTGGATGAGTTCCACTGCAAGCGCTGCCACTTCAACGAGCGGCCCAACGAGAACCACACCAGCTGCACGCCCATCCCCATCATCAAGCTGGAGTGGAGCTCGCCCTGGGCCGTGGTGCCCGTGTTCATCGCCATCGTGGGCATCATCGCCACGCTGTTCGTGGTGATCACCTTCGTGCGCTACAACGACACGCCCATCGTCAAGGCGTCGGGGCGGGAGCTCAGCTACGTCCTGCTCACGGGCATCTTCCTCTGCTACGCCACCACCTTCCTGATGATCGCCGAGCCCGACCTCAGCACCTGCTCCCTGCGGCGCAtcttcctggggctgggcatgAGCATCAGCTACGCCGCGCTGCTCACCAAGACCAACCGCATCTACCGCATCTTCGAGCAGGGCAAGAAGTCGGTGAGCGCCCCGCGCTTCATCAGCCCCGCCTCGCAGCTGGTCATCACCTTCAGCCTCATCTCCCTGCAGCTCGTTGGTGTCTGCATCTGGTTCATTGTGGACCCGTCCCACTCTGTCATTGACTACGAGGACCAGCGGACTACAAACCCCCACTTTGCCCGGGGCATCCTCAAATGTGACATTTCGGACCTGTCCCTCATCTGTTTGCTCGGGTACAGCATGCTCCTCATGGTCACCTGCACTGTGTACGCCATTAAGACCCGCGGGGTCCCCGAGACCTTTAACGAAGCCAAGCCCATTGGGTTCACCATGTACACGACTTGCATTGTGTGGTTGGCCTTCATCCCGATATTTTTTGGGACGTCGCAGTCGGCGGAAAAG ATGTACATCCAGACCACGACGCTCACCATCTCGGTGAGTCTGAGTGCCTCGGTGTCGCTGGGCATGCTCTACATGCCCAAGGTGTACATCATCCTCTTCCACCCGGAGCAGAACGTCCCCAAGCGCAAGAGGAGCCTCAAGGCCGTGGTGACAGCGGCCACCATGTCCAACAAGTTCTCCCAGAAGGGAGGGTTCCGCCCCAACGGAGAGGCCAAGTCGGAGCTCTGCGAGAACCTGGAAACGCAAG